A segment of the Halovivax limisalsi genome:
CGGAAACGTCGTCCCAGGCGCGGACGTCGCCGCCGTCGGCGACGCCGAGCGTCGAAAAGTGCTGATCCGTCCGGTGATCGTAATCGTCGAACGTCTCCGCAAACTGGCGCACGCGCCGGGGCCCGAAGCGGGTTCCCGGCTCGAAGGTCGTCGACGCGTCCAGGGGCGCGCCGACGATCACGAAGTTCGCGTCTCCGCGCTCGGCGGTCGCCCCGGGAAACATCAGACGATCTTGCGCTTTCCTTCCATCTCGAGGAATTCGATCTCGTCGTCGGGCGAGGCGTCGACGTCCTCGGGAACCCGCATGGTGAACGTCTCGTAGCTCTCCAGATCCATCACCTGCATGTCGTCGCCGTCGACGGAGACGATCTGGCCCTGCTTTCGCTCGATGATCGGGACGCGGATCTTGGCGTCGACCGGCTGGCTGAGCGAGCGCTTCTTCTCGTCGAAGACGCCTTTCGCTTCGATGCGGGCCTTCGCGCTACCGTGTTTGCCCGGCTTCGCGGTCGAGTAGGCGTTGATCTGACACGCCGCCTCGTCGATCATGACGTAGCCACCTTCCTGGAGGTCGCGAACTTCCTGCTGCTGTGTCGCCATACCCGCTCGTATCCAACCGAGCGCCATAAACGGTTTGAATCCGACCGGCCCCCGATGCCGGGGCCGCGGCGCGGCGGTCAGCGACGCCCGAATACAGCCGCGAACGCCGTATTCAGAGGCGGTCACGCCGATAAGTCGGTTACGACCTCGACGCCGCTGATCTCGTACTCGCCCATCGCCGCGAGCCGATCCGAGACGTCGCTCAGCGAGACGCGGTTCGTCACCAGCCGACCGGGATCCAGTTTGCCGGCGTCGATCAGGCGGAGCAGTTCGTCGTACCGCGTCGGCGGCATCCCCCGCGAGCCGAGCACCGAGATCTCCCAGCGCGTGATGGCGTCCATCGGGAGCGAGATCTCGCCGCGTTCGGCCTCGGTCGTGATTCCCAGCTGCACGTGCGTCCCGCGCGGCCGGAGCGATCGAACGCTGTTCCGACAGGTCTCGGCCCGCCCGAGCGCGTCGACCGAGACGTCGACGCCGCCGTCGGGGCCCGGACCGGCACCCGCGGGCGCCCCCGACGGGTCGGAGTCGTCGCGAACGAGCCGCGAGATCGCCGCGGGGACGTCCGCCACGCCGCTGGCGTCGACGGTCTCGTCGGCGCCCAGCGCCGCGGCCATCGATAGGGGTTCCTCGCGGACGTCGACGGCGACGACGCTCGCGCCGAGCGCGTCGGCGATCTGTACCGCGGCCAGGCCGAGGCCACCACAACCGTGGACGGCTACCCGGGTGCCTGCACCGACGTCGGCGCGGTGGTCCAGCGCGTGAAACGCCGTCACGTACCGACAGCCGAGGGCGGCCATCGACGCCGCCGAGACGCCGTCGGGCAGGGAGACGGCGTTGTAGTCCGCGCGAGGAACGTGGACCCGCTCGGCGAACGCGCCTGGGGCCTCGGGTTCGAATCCGAGCGCCCACCCGTCTTCACAGACGTTTCCGTGACCGTCGAGGCAGTGCGGACAGGTACCGTCACCGAGGTTGAACGGGACGGCGACCCGATCGCCCTCCCGGAGCGTGTCGACTCGCGAACCGACCTCGATCACGCGTCCCGCGGGTTCGTGACCCAGAATCTGTCCGAGCGGGACCCGGTCGTCGGCCCA
Coding sequences within it:
- a CDS encoding zinc-dependent alcohol dehydrogenase family protein yields the protein MRAAVLDDYGEALAIRDVDPPDPAPHGVVVEVEACGICRSDWHAWMGHGEWADDRVPLGQILGHEPAGRVIEVGSRVDTLREGDRVAVPFNLGDGTCPHCLDGHGNVCEDGWALGFEPEAPGAFAERVHVPRADYNAVSLPDGVSAASMAALGCRYVTAFHALDHRADVGAGTRVAVHGCGGLGLAAVQIADALGASVVAVDVREEPLSMAAALGADETVDASGVADVPAAISRLVRDDSDPSGAPAGAGPGPDGGVDVSVDALGRAETCRNSVRSLRPRGTHVQLGITTEAERGEISLPMDAITRWEISVLGSRGMPPTRYDELLRLIDAGKLDPGRLVTNRVSLSDVSDRLAAMGEYEISGVEVVTDLSA
- a CDS encoding translation initiation factor IF-5A; translation: MATQQQEVRDLQEGGYVMIDEAACQINAYSTAKPGKHGSAKARIEAKGVFDEKKRSLSQPVDAKIRVPIIERKQGQIVSVDGDDMQVMDLESYETFTMRVPEDVDASPDDEIEFLEMEGKRKIV